A section of the Asticcacaulis sp. EMRT-3 genome encodes:
- the urtA gene encoding urea ABC transporter substrate-binding protein produces the protein MLHKSLGVSALALMMAGTVLVSGCNKPASDAPAASASADANGPVKVGILQSLSGTMAISEVTVKNSTQMAIDEINASGGVMGKQITAVVEDGASDPAIFAQKAAKLIEGDHVVTVFGGWTSSSRKAMLPVFEKDKNLLWYPVQFEGNECSPNIMYSGAQPNQQILPAYDWAKEKGYKSFFLVGSDYVFPRTANLILKKHIEADKLTLSGEEYQPLGGTDFSGVIAKIRAAHPDVIFNTLNGDSNVAFFKQLTAAGLSPKVMPVMSFSIGEQEAQAMGPSLVQGSYAGWNYFQSLDNPENAKFVAAYKAKFGADAVTTDPMAHGYLDVYIWKAAVEKAGSFDPAKVRAAAVTLDAIPTPIGDVKFIANNSLVQTGYIGQADAKGQFKILWSSKGPIDPNPYDPLAFPGKTCTIN, from the coding sequence ATGTTACATAAATCCCTTGGGGTATCGGCCCTGGCCCTTATGATGGCGGGCACGGTACTGGTTTCGGGTTGCAACAAGCCCGCCTCTGACGCGCCTGCCGCTTCGGCCAGCGCCGACGCCAACGGCCCCGTCAAGGTCGGCATCCTGCAATCCCTGTCGGGCACGATGGCGATCAGCGAAGTGACCGTCAAAAACTCAACCCAGATGGCCATTGATGAGATCAATGCGTCGGGCGGTGTGATGGGCAAGCAGATCACCGCCGTGGTCGAGGACGGCGCATCCGATCCGGCCATCTTCGCCCAGAAGGCCGCCAAGCTGATCGAGGGCGACCATGTGGTCACCGTCTTCGGCGGCTGGACCTCATCGAGCCGCAAGGCCATGCTGCCCGTCTTTGAAAAGGACAAGAATCTGCTGTGGTATCCGGTGCAGTTCGAGGGCAATGAATGTTCGCCCAACATCATGTATTCGGGCGCCCAACCCAATCAGCAGATCCTGCCCGCCTATGACTGGGCCAAGGAAAAGGGTTATAAATCCTTCTTCCTCGTCGGCTCCGACTATGTCTTCCCCAGAACCGCCAATCTGATCCTCAAAAAGCATATCGAGGCCGACAAACTGACCTTGAGCGGCGAGGAATATCAACCGCTCGGCGGCACCGACTTCTCCGGCGTGATCGCCAAGATCCGCGCCGCCCATCCCGATGTCATCTTCAACACGCTGAACGGCGATTCCAATGTCGCCTTCTTCAAGCAGCTCACGGCGGCGGGCCTGAGCCCCAAGGTGATGCCGGTGATGAGCTTCTCGATCGGCGAACAGGAGGCTCAGGCGATGGGGCCGTCGCTGGTTCAGGGCAGCTATGCCGGCTGGAACTACTTCCAGTCGCTCGATAATCCCGAAAACGCCAAGTTCGTGGCCGCCTATAAGGCCAAGTTCGGCGCGGATGCTGTGACCACCGATCCGATGGCCCACGGCTATCTCGATGTCTATATCTGGAAGGCCGCCGTCGAAAAAGCGGGCAGCTTCGATCCGGCCAAGGTGCGCGCCGCCGCCGTGACGCTCGACGCGATCCCCACCCCGATTGGCGACGTCAAGTTCATCGCCAATAACAGCCTCGTCCAGACCGGCTATATCGGTCAGGCCGACGCCAAGGGCCAGTTCAAGATCCTGTGGAGTTCGAAAGGCCCGATTGACCCCAACCCCTATGATCCGCTGGCCTTCCCCGGCAAGACCTGCACGATCAACTAG
- a CDS encoding TorF family putative porin — protein sequence MKNYLLAGGLVSTLALLAMAGAASAETTSGPTLSGGVTFASDYRLRGASVSDNQPVIQGSLELDVPVTTGFKVFAGIWGSSLDTQAGAGANETDLYAGVGGKLGVADWKASYLRIDFQDANTLSFNQYAASIGAPVGPFNLGLGVVHDDYKVGDSTYEYGTAAYTLPHIPLTIKALIGHEDGINWDNKQNWELGAFYTYKKVTFGANYVDTNKTSLNSKGKNRAGGAVILSASAGF from the coding sequence ATGAAAAACTATCTTCTGGCCGGGGGCCTTGTCAGCACGTTGGCGCTTCTGGCGATGGCTGGCGCGGCCAGCGCCGAAACCACATCGGGGCCGACTTTAAGCGGTGGCGTCACCTTCGCCAGCGATTATCGCCTGCGCGGCGCATCGGTCAGCGACAACCAGCCGGTGATTCAGGGCAGTCTGGAACTCGACGTGCCGGTCACGACCGGCTTTAAAGTGTTTGCCGGTATCTGGGGGTCGAGCCTTGATACGCAGGCCGGCGCCGGGGCTAATGAAACCGATCTCTATGCCGGTGTCGGCGGCAAGCTGGGCGTGGCCGACTGGAAGGCCAGCTATCTGCGCATCGATTTTCAGGACGCCAATACGCTGAGCTTCAACCAGTATGCCGCCTCGATTGGCGCGCCGGTCGGGCCGTTCAATCTGGGCTTAGGCGTCGTGCATGATGACTATAAGGTCGGCGACAGCACCTATGAATATGGCACCGCCGCCTACACCCTGCCGCACATCCCCCTGACCATCAAGGCGCTGATCGGCCACGAAGACGGCATCAACTGGGACAATAAGCAGAACTGGGAACTGGGCGCCTTCTATACCTATAAGAAGGTCACCTTCGGCGCCAATTACGTCGATACCAACAAGACCTCCCTCAATTCCAAAGGCAAGAACCGCGCGGGCGGTGCCGTGATCCTGTCGGCCAGCGCCGGCTTCTGA
- a CDS encoding ATP-binding protein produces MRQRLIWHSRMREAGVTGEEAISTRRQRIVRTRRTYNQWVANETLEDYALRYTAEKARNRSTRYVANAALGSIAFLACEAIGATVTLNYGFGNFAAALALVAAIFLLCGLPICYYGARYGVDMDLLTRGAGFGYLGSTLTSSVYASFTFILFSIEGAILAGALKLCLGLPLWLGYIIAAVIVLPIAAYGFRRIGRLQNWTQPVWLILQCAPLIYLALHGRETLALWVGHNGLHDQAAGQATDIVGFGVAVAVLLSFLPQIGEQVDYLRFLPTMEKVGKGRWWSALLLTGPGWILPGGVKIVIGSVLAVLMIHAGFAFVDAANPTMQYFGVFKALFGNPVLALLLTGLFVVICQVKINVTNAYAGSIASSNFFSRLTHRHPGRVVWLIFNVMVALMLMEFGIQNVVEHILSLYSNFAVAWFGAVTADLVISKPLGLSPRGIEFKRAHLYDVNPVGIGAMALSLVASTLCFTHVFGPVIAVFSPLIGLGTSFVAAPLIAWATKGRYYLARQPSAPAGKASLMCVVCENSFEPNDMAHCPVYAGAICSLCCTLEARCHDACKPGAGVVDQAAGLFRRFIPAKFAESTYGLLARFVMMFTAMICIIALILFLIEQQPVGIADRAALGNLFRYVFLCLVAVSGFAAWYFVLAQDSRRAAEEETERQTAMLNEEIEAHRRTDEALQQAKEVAETANLAKSRYIVGVSHEIRAPLNAIAGYAQLLERDPGLHLDNAVRVIRRSSAHLVHLIEGLVDISRIENRSMRIERAATPLAELLDQIAEMFRLQATAKGIRFVYDPLPAMPSHVFTDEKKLRQIVINLVSNAIKYTSEGEVRLSVRWRNPVMEIEVTDTGVGIAPADLARIFEPFERVGTVREEPGIGLGLTITRMLAEIMGGDITVHSEPGKGSRFCLKMLFSEAPSSARSTKCRITAYTGPRRSVLAADDDLQQLDLLRNLLAPLGFDYQGVGDGEACLAACAHALPDLVILDIAMPGMDGWETARILRATYGDDLTILMISANAHDFQRPRRDDDPHDDYLTKPYEHEALLERIGTLLAVDWAQAEAEATS; encoded by the coding sequence ATGCGGCAGAGGCTTATCTGGCATTCGCGGATGCGGGAGGCCGGGGTGACGGGCGAAGAGGCTATTTCCACACGCCGCCAGAGGATTGTCCGCACGCGGCGCACCTATAATCAGTGGGTCGCCAACGAAACCCTCGAAGACTATGCTCTGCGCTACACAGCCGAAAAGGCGCGCAACCGCAGCACCCGTTATGTCGCCAATGCGGCCTTAGGCTCCATCGCCTTTCTGGCCTGCGAAGCCATTGGCGCCACGGTGACGCTCAATTACGGCTTTGGCAATTTCGCCGCCGCCCTGGCGCTGGTGGCGGCGATCTTCCTGCTGTGCGGCCTGCCCATCTGCTATTATGGCGCGCGCTACGGCGTTGATATGGATCTGCTGACGCGCGGCGCAGGTTTTGGCTATCTCGGCTCCACCCTCACCTCGTCGGTCTATGCCTCCTTCACCTTCATCCTGTTTTCCATCGAAGGCGCGATTCTGGCGGGGGCGCTCAAGCTATGCCTCGGCCTGCCGCTGTGGCTTGGCTATATCATCGCCGCCGTCATTGTTTTGCCGATTGCCGCCTATGGCTTCCGGCGCATTGGCCGCCTGCAAAACTGGACCCAGCCGGTCTGGCTGATCCTGCAATGCGCACCGCTGATCTATCTGGCCCTGCATGGCCGCGAAACCCTGGCGCTGTGGGTGGGGCATAACGGCCTGCACGATCAGGCCGCCGGTCAGGCCACCGATATTGTCGGTTTCGGCGTCGCCGTGGCCGTTTTGCTGTCCTTCCTGCCGCAGATCGGCGAACAGGTTGATTATCTGCGCTTTCTGCCCACGATGGAAAAGGTCGGCAAGGGCCGCTGGTGGTCGGCCCTGTTGCTGACCGGGCCGGGCTGGATTCTGCCGGGCGGCGTCAAGATCGTGATCGGCTCGGTGCTGGCCGTCCTGATGATACACGCCGGTTTTGCCTTCGTCGATGCCGCCAACCCGACCATGCAGTATTTCGGCGTGTTCAAGGCCCTGTTCGGCAACCCGGTACTGGCCCTGCTGCTGACCGGCCTGTTCGTGGTCATTTGTCAGGTCAAGATCAATGTCACCAATGCCTATGCCGGTTCCATCGCCTCGTCGAACTTCTTTTCGCGCCTGACCCACCGCCATCCGGGGCGTGTGGTGTGGCTGATCTTCAACGTCATGGTGGCGCTGATGCTGATGGAGTTCGGCATCCAGAATGTGGTCGAACACATATTATCGCTCTACAGCAATTTCGCCGTGGCGTGGTTTGGCGCCGTCACCGCCGATCTGGTCATCAGCAAGCCGCTGGGTCTGTCGCCGCGCGGCATCGAATTCAAACGCGCCCATCTGTACGACGTCAACCCGGTCGGCATCGGGGCGATGGCCCTGTCGCTGGTCGCCTCGACCCTGTGCTTCACCCATGTGTTCGGGCCGGTGATCGCCGTGTTTTCACCGCTGATCGGGCTTGGCACCTCCTTCGTGGCCGCGCCGCTGATCGCCTGGGCCACCAAGGGCCGCTATTATCTGGCCCGCCAGCCCAGCGCGCCCGCAGGCAAGGCCAGCCTGATGTGCGTCGTCTGCGAAAACAGCTTCGAGCCCAACGACATGGCCCATTGCCCGGTCTATGCCGGGGCCATCTGTTCTTTGTGCTGCACGCTGGAAGCGCGCTGCCACGATGCCTGCAAACCGGGGGCGGGCGTGGTCGATCAGGCCGCCGGGCTTTTCAGGCGCTTCATTCCGGCCAAATTCGCCGAATCGACCTACGGGCTGCTGGCGCGCTTCGTGATGATGTTCACGGCCATGATCTGCATCATCGCCCTGATCCTGTTCCTGATCGAGCAACAGCCGGTGGGCATTGCCGACCGGGCCGCGCTCGGCAATCTGTTTCGCTATGTGTTTTTGTGCCTCGTCGCCGTCAGCGGTTTCGCGGCCTGGTATTTCGTGCTGGCGCAGGACAGCCGCCGCGCCGCCGAAGAGGAAACCGAGCGCCAGACGGCCATGCTCAATGAGGAGATCGAGGCCCACCGCCGCACCGACGAAGCCCTGCAACAGGCCAAGGAGGTGGCCGAAACCGCCAATCTGGCCAAGAGCCGCTACATTGTCGGGGTCAGCCACGAAATCCGCGCCCCGCTCAATGCCATTGCCGGTTACGCCCAGTTGCTGGAGCGCGATCCGGGCCTGCATCTCGATAATGCCGTGCGCGTCATCCGCCGCTCCAGCGCCCATCTGGTCCACCTGATCGAGGGGCTGGTCGATATTTCGCGCATCGAAAACCGCTCGATGCGGATCGAGCGCGCCGCCACGCCGCTTGCCGAATTGCTGGATCAGATCGCCGAAATGTTTCGCCTGCAAGCCACGGCCAAGGGCATCCGCTTCGTCTATGACCCCCTGCCCGCCATGCCGTCGCACGTCTTTACCGACGAGAAAAAACTGCGCCAGATCGTCATCAATCTGGTGTCGAACGCCATCAAATACACATCCGAGGGCGAGGTGCGGCTCAGCGTCCGCTGGCGTAATCCGGTGATGGAGATCGAGGTCACCGATACCGGCGTTGGCATCGCGCCCGCTGATCTGGCGCGCATTTTCGAGCCCTTCGAGCGCGTCGGCACGGTGCGCGAAGAGCCGGGTATCGGGTTGGGCCTGACCATCACCCGGATGCTGGCCGAGATCATGGGTGGCGACATCACCGTCCATAGCGAACCGGGCAAGGGCAGCCGGTTTTGCCTCAAAATGCTGTTTTCCGAGGCACCGTCGTCCGCGCGCAGCACTAAGTGCCGCATCACCGCCTATACCGGGCCGCGCCGCTCGGTGCTGGCCGCCGACGACGATCTGCAACAGCTTGACCTGCTGCGCAATCTGCTGGCACCGCTCGGTTTCGACTATCAGGGGGTCGGCGATGGCGAGGCCTGCCTGGCCGCCTGTGCGCATGCCCTGCCCGATCTGGTGATCCTCGACATCGCCATGCCCGGCATGGATGGCTGGGAAACGGCGCGCATTTTGCGCGCAACCTATGGCGACGACCTGACCATCCTGATGATTTCGGCCAATGCCCATGATTTCCAGCGCCCGCGCCGCGACGACGATCCGCACGATGATTACCTGACCAAGCCCTATGAACACGAGGCC